A single region of the Vicia villosa cultivar HV-30 ecotype Madison, WI linkage group LG4, Vvil1.0, whole genome shotgun sequence genome encodes:
- the LOC131597653 gene encoding uncharacterized protein LOC131597653, which yields MSRIDRFLLLDCLIEDWKVVGQYIGERDVSDHAPIWSKDNRKDWGPKPFKFNNLWLKHEDLNTFVEEEWNKIVIKGRGDFCLVEKLKTLKNRLTWWNKNVFGWIDLKINNDGKELYSLENVFVHFAGNVPEEVVANRIKVAEDFWDNINKREGMLRLKSRQLWLSEGDDNTRYFHNSLKDRRRRNSLCSIATPEGRMEGVEDIKEFTFKHFENFFKEDNHLRLELRGINFNSLSSEDSLVLEKPFD from the coding sequence ATGAGTAGGATTGATAGATTTCTCTTATTGGATTGCCTTATTGAAGATTGGAAGGTGGTAGGCCAATACATTGGCGAAAGGGATGTGTCCGACCACGCTCCTATTTGGTCGAAAGATAATAGAAAGGATTGGGGTCCCAAACCTTTTAAGTTCAACAATTTGTGGTTAAAACATGAGGACTTAAACACCTTTGTGGAGGAGGAATGGAATAAGATTGTTATCAAAGGAAGAGGTGATTTTTGCTTGGTAGAAAAGTTAAAAACTCTCAAAAACCGGTTAACTTGGTGGAACAAGAATGTGTTTGGGTGGATAGACCTCAAAATCAACAACGATGGGAAAGAGTTGTATTCTTTAGAAAACgtgtttgttcattttgcaggtaatgttCCGGAAGAAGTAGTGGCGAATAGAATAAAAGTGGCGGAGGACTTTTGGGACAATATTAACAAGAGAGAAGGCATGCTTAGATTGAAGTCGAGACAACTTTGGCTTTCCGAAGGTGACGACAACACTCGTTACTTTCACAATTCCTTAAAAGATAGAAGGAGAAGGAACTCTCTTTGTTCCATCGCCACACCGGAGGGAAGAATGGAAGGGGTAGAAGACATTAAGGAGTTCACTTTCAAGCATTTTGAAAACTTCTTTAAAGAAGATAATCATCTTAGGCTGGAGCTTAGAGGGATCAATTTTAACTCTCTATCTTCGGAAGATTCTTTGGTCTTAGAGAAACCTTTCGACTAA